In Odontesthes bonariensis isolate fOdoBon6 chromosome 6, fOdoBon6.hap1, whole genome shotgun sequence, one genomic interval encodes:
- the gapvd1 gene encoding GTPase-activating protein and VPS9 domain-containing protein 1 isoform X1, producing MVKPDIHTLAHHLKQERLYVSSEKQLIQRLNSDVLKTAERLYRAAWIAKQQRINLDRLILTSAEASPAECCQHAKMLEDTQFIDGYKTLGFQEPNYGEFLARLRENPRLVASCLVAGERLNQEHTQGVIHTVFTSLYGNCIMQEDESYLLQVLRYLIEFELKESDNPRRLLRRGTCAFSILFKLFSEGLYSAKLFLTATLHEPIMQLLVEDEDHLETDPAKVTERLTPAQQERFGEKGSEDYKQRVQAAVEANEAKLVALVNKFIGYLKQNTYCFPHSLRWIVSQMYKTLSCVERLEVGEVRTMCTDLLLTYFICPAIVNPEQYGIISDAPINEVARFNLMQVGQLLQQLAMADDDADPRRKSSLSKFDKQSCVAAFLDVVIGGRAVETPPMSSMNLLDGLSRTAVYITHNQLLALVDFVRNVMTGDHLREEEHMALETLLANVPQSRTVKSNSLELTPSNTPQLSPATTPANKKNRLPIGQHLAAITSWDPTTTSLSAHIPLVTPFAAARSRSRSNIAQEGEAEASSQESLQELMPEEVLVISLGTGPQTVPGMMSENEVLNLQMTDGTQGDGTTDDTKLHGKPDKTLRFSLCSDNLEGISEGPSNRSNSVSSLDLEGESVSELGAGPSGSNGVEALQLLEHEQATTQDNLDDKLRKFEIRDMMGLTDDRDISETVSETWSTDVLGSDFDPNMDEDRLQEIAGAAAENMLGSLLCLPGSGSVLLDPYGSTISETTSEAWSVEVLPSDSEAPDLKQEERLQELESCSGVGSTSDDTEVREVSSRPSTPGLSVVSGISATSEDIPNKIEDLRSECSSDFGGKDSVTSPDGEESSQGAHQLTSPPSQADSLLAMFDPLSSGEGSTTGTIVRPKVHYVRPPHPPPDPPIPEASALGPDTRHSLVMPHSLAQVELEHTKQRHSFPDRLVRSRSSDIVCPGRRPTSDPGLNRRVAVEERDPAGAFASGPSSSPSKDSLKGEVEDRKDSDDEKSDRNRPWWKKRFVSAIPKVLYWTAESDVPAPIAAFRKRDKQEKDDIAPERVPQDDPLPRQSTQAQAAEDILDKYRNIKRTSPSDGATAGASYDGAGDLCVDDNVHDSPREDALQNISTDDLPDSASQTAQQHDFKFSFSDAKKKLRLALCSADSVALPIMTAATTRNGLPDHMDPEDNEIVCFLKVQLAEAINLQDKNQMAQIQETTRCVSRFDARTCRKLLAAIAEDYRKRAPYIAYLTRCRQGLQTSQAHLERLLQRVLRDKEVATRYFTTVCVRLLLEHMESKMLNFIKAFQGCTASDDKTAAVEDFLRYLYGAMARDAIWQYASEDQLQDAQMAIERSVMNRIFKLAFHPNQDGDILRDQLFHEHIQRLSKVVTANHKAMQIPEVYLKEAPWPSAQAEIRTINAYKTPRDKVQCILRMCSTIMNLLSLANEDSVPGADDFVPVLVFVLIRANPPCLLSTVQYINNFYASRLSGEECYWWMQFTAAVEFIKTIDDRK from the exons ATGGTGAAGCCAGACATCCACACTCTGGCCCACCACCTGAAGCAGGAGCGGCTATATGTGTCATCGGAGAAGCAGTTAATTCAAAGGCTCAATAGTGATGTGCTGAAGACGGCTGAGAGGCTGTACCGGGCTGCCTGGATTGCCAAGCAGCAGAGAATCAATCTTGATCGTCTAATTCTCACCAG TGCTGAAGCCTCCCCAGCTGAGTGCTGCCAACATGCCAAAATGCTGGAAGATACACAGTTTATTGATGGCTACAAGACTCTGGGTTTCCAGGAACCAAACTACGGCGAGTTCTTGGCCAGATTGAGGGAAAATCCCAGACTGGTTGCATCCTGCCTGGTGGCAGGAGAGAGGCTGAACCAGGAGCACACCCAGGGTGTCATCCACACAGTCTTCACCTCACTTTATGGCAACTGTATCATGCAGGAGGATGAGAGCTACCTGCTGCAG GTGTTGAGATACCTGATAGAGTTTGAACTGAAGGAGAGCGACAACCCTCGGCGCCTACTCCGACGGGGAACCTGTGCCTTCAGCATCCTCTTTAAGCTCTTCTCTGAAGGCCTGTACTCGGCCAAGCTCTTCCTTACTGCCACTCTTCATGAACCCATTATGCAGCTCTTGGTCGAGGATGAGGACCACCTGGAGACTGACCCAGCCAAGGTGACGGAGCGCCTCACTCCAGCCCAGCAGGAGCGTTTTGGAGAGAAAGGCTCTGAGGACTACAAGCAACGGGTGCAGGCAGCTGTTGAGGCCAATGAAGCCAAGTTGGTGGCTCTGGTAAACAAGTTTATTGGTTACTTGAAGCAAAACACCTATTGCTTTCCTCACAGCCTGCGCTGGATTGTGTCCCAGATGTACAAGACTTTGTCATGCGTAGAGCGTCTTGAGGTGGGTGAGGTGCGCACCATGTGCACAGACCTACTGCTGACCTACTTCATTTGCCCAGCTATAGTCAACCCAGAGCAGTATGGCATTATCTCAGACGCTCCCATCAATGAGGTGGCCCGTTTTAATCTAATGCAG GTGGGGCAACTTTTGCAACAGCTGGCCATGGCCGATGATGACGCAGACCCAAGACGGAAAAGCAGTTTGTCCAAGTTTGATAAG CAGAGCTGTGTTGCTGCTTTTCTGGATGTGGTGATTGGTGGACGAGCTGTCGAGACCCCTCCCATGTCCTCCATGAACCTTCTCGATGGCCTCAGTAGAACTGCAGTCTACATTACTCATAATCAGCTGCTTGCACTG GTGGACTTTGTTCGGAATGTGATGACGGGGGACCACCTTCGAGAAGAAGAGCACATGGCCCTGGAAACCCTCCTGGCTAATGTGCCCCAGTCTCGAACCGTGAAGAGCAACAGTCTGGAGCTCACTCCTTCCAACACCCCCCAGCTTTCCCCAGCTACCACTCCTGCCAACAAGAAGAACAGGCTACCCATAG GACAACACTTAGCCGCTATAACATCCTGGGACCCCACAACCACCTCTCTGTCTGCTCACATTCCATTAGTAACCCCTTTTG CAGCTGCTCGTAGCCGCAGCCGTTCCAACATAGCCCAGGAGGGGGAGGCAGAGGCCAGCTCCCAAGAGTCCCTGCAGGAGCTGATGCCAGAGGAGGTGCTGGTAATTTCACTAGGAACTGGTCCTCAGACTGTCCCTGGGATGATGTCAGAGAATGAG gttTTGAACTTGCAGATGACTGATGGGACGCAGGGGGATGGCACTACTGATGATACTAAGCTGCATGGTAAACCAGACAAAACACTGCGCTTCTCACTCTGCAGTGACAACTTGGAAGGAATCTCAGAGG gtcCATCCAATCGTTCCAACTCTGTGTCATCTCTGGACTTGGAGGGAGAGTCTGTTTCTGAGCTTGGAGCTGGACCATCGGGGAGTAATGGGGTAGAGGCTCTGCAGCTTTTGGAGCATGAGCAGG CCACTACACAGGACAACCTGGATGACAAACTACGCAAGTTTGAGATCAGAGATATGATGGGTCTGACGGATGACCGTGACATTTCTGAGACGGTCAGTGAAACATGGAGCACTGACGTGCTTGGCAGTGACTTTGACCCAAATATGGATGAAGATCGACTGCAGGAAATAGCAG gggcagctgcagagaacatgCTCGGCAGCTTGCTATGCCTTCCCGGCTCGGGTTCAGTTCTGCTCGACCCCTATGGCTCCACCATCTCAGAGACCACAAGTGAAGCCTGGAGTGTGGAAGTTCTTCCCAGTGACTCAG AAGCCCCCGACCTGAAGCAGGAGGAGCGTCTGCAGGAGCTGGAGAGCTGCTCTGGAGTCGGCAGTACGTCAGACGACACTGAGGTCAGAGAAGTAAGCTCCAGACCCAGCACACCAGGCCTCAGTGTTGTTTCAG GTATCAGTGCAACCTCAGAAGACATCCCCAACAAGATCGAGGACCTGCGGTCCGAGTGCAGCTCAGATTTTGGAGGGAAGGACTCTGTGACCAGTCCAGATGGGGAGGAGTCAAGCCAAG GAGCCCATCAACTGACATCTCCACCTTCGCAGGCTGATTCCCTACTTGCCATGTTTGATCCCCTCTCCTCTGGAGAAG GCTCCACCACTGGGACAATAGTTAGGCCCAAAGTGCACTACGTCAGGCCCCCTCACCCTCCCCCTGATCCTCCTATCCCTGAAGCCAGTGCCCTGGGGCCGGACACGCGCCACTCTCTTGTCATGCCTCACTCTTTGGCCCAGGTTGAGCTGGAGCACACCAAGCAGCGCCACTCCTTCCCTGACAGGCTTGTCCGCAGCCGAAGCTCTGATATAGTGTGCCCAGGCCGCCGGCCCACAAGTGACCCCGGCCTTAACAGGCGGGTTGCAGTTGAAGAGCGTGACCCTGCCGGAGCTTTTGCCTCAGGACCATCGTCATCGCCAAGCAAGGACTCTCTCAAAGGAGAG gtggaggacaggaaagacaGTGATGATGAAAAGTCTGATCGCAACAGACCATGGTGGAAGAAACGCTTTGTGTCAGCCATTCCCAAAG TGCTGTATTGGACGGCTGAGAGTGATGTCCCAG CTCCTATTGCAGCTTTTAGGAAAAGAGACAAACAGGAGAAAGATGACATTGCACCGGAGCGTGTCCCACAAG ACGACCCGCTGCCCAGACAGAGCACCCAAGCCCAGGCTGCTGAGGACATCCTGGACAAGTATAGGAACATCAAGAGGACCAGTCCAAGCGATGGAGCCACGGCAGGAGCCTCCTACGATGGAGCTGGAG atctttgtgtCGACGACAACGTGCATGACTCTCCAAGAGAAGACGCactgcagaacatttccacGGATGACCTCCCAGACTCCGCCAGCCAGACAGCACAGCAACATGATTTCAAGTTCTCCTTCAG tgatgcaaagaagaagttgaGGCTGGCTTTGTGTTCTGCAGACTCAGTAGCTCTCCCCATCATGACAGCAGCAACCACGAGGAATGGGCTGCCTGATCATATGGATCCTGAAG aCAATGAGAtcgtctgcttcctgaaggtcCAGCTAGCAGAGGCCATCAACCTTCAGGATAAGAACCAGATGGCCCAGATTCAGGAGACCACACGCTGCGTCAGCCGCTTCGATGCACGCACCTGCAGAAAACTGCTGGCTGCCATCGCTGAGGATTACAG AAAGCGGGCTCCATACATAGCTTATCTAACCAGGTGTCGTCAGGGTCTGCAGACCTCACAGGCCCATTTGGAGAGGCTCCTCCAGCGGGTGCTGAGAGACAAGGAGGTGGCGACTCGCTACTTCACCACTGTCTGTGTTCGTTTGCTTCTTGAACACATGGAGTCCAAGATGCTTAACTTCATCAAAG CTTTCCAGGGGTGCACAGCATCTGATGACAAGACGGCAGCAGTAGAGGATTTTCTGCGCTACTTGTACGGTGCCATGGCCCGTGATGCCATTTGGCAGTATGCAAGCGAGGACCAGCTGCAGGACGCCCAGATGGCTATCGAGCGCAGTGTTATGAACCGCATCTTCAAACTGGCCTTCCACCCCAATCAGGATGGAGACATTCTCAGAGACCA GCTTTTCCATGAACACATCCAGCGGCTCTCAAAGGTTGTGACAGCAAATCATAAAGCAATGCAAATCCCAGAG GTTTACCTTAAAGAAGCTCCCTGGCCATCTGCACAGGCTGAGATTAGGACCATCAATGCATACAAGACGCCACGAGACAAAGTGCAGTGCATACTGCGCATGTGTTCCACCATCATGAACCTTCTCAGTCTAGCCAATGAAGACTCTGTGCCGGGAGCAGATGACTTTGTCCCTGTACTCGTCTTTGTCCTCATAAGG GCAAACCCGCCCTGCCTGCTGTCCACCGTTCAGTACATCAATAATTTCTACGCCAGCCGGCTGAGTGGGGAGGAGTGCTATTGGTGGATGCAGTTCACTGCAGCGGTGGAATTCATTAAGACCATCGACGATCGCAAGTGA